In one Streptomyces sp. NBC_01288 genomic region, the following are encoded:
- a CDS encoding alpha/beta fold hydrolase produces MDTEIRSVKANGITLAYRAWGPEDASPVLLLHCRGADGTDWTPIAERLATGPVPYRVYAPDLRGHGTSDWPGIEPGATAETYAYESMRDDMLALLTTLGIERADVIGHSLGGIVAYLLAQAAPGVVRRLVLEDVPAPMAFDPPRPPTERPPGEPPFDWAMIEATDARANDPDPMWWDHMGRITMPTLVIAGGPTSGVPQDRVTVIAERIPDARLVTVDAGHLVHENRPEEFLAGEQVTSRRPS; encoded by the coding sequence ATGGACACCGAGATCCGCTCCGTCAAGGCGAACGGCATCACCCTCGCCTACCGCGCCTGGGGCCCCGAAGACGCGTCGCCCGTCCTCCTGCTCCACTGCCGGGGCGCCGACGGCACCGACTGGACGCCGATCGCCGAACGGCTCGCCACCGGTCCCGTCCCGTACCGCGTGTATGCCCCCGATCTGCGCGGCCACGGAACCAGCGACTGGCCCGGCATCGAACCGGGCGCCACGGCGGAGACGTACGCCTACGAGTCGATGCGGGACGACATGCTCGCCCTCCTCACCACCCTCGGCATCGAACGCGCCGACGTCATCGGGCACTCCCTCGGCGGCATCGTCGCGTATCTGCTCGCGCAGGCGGCGCCCGGTGTTGTACGGAGGCTGGTTCTGGAGGACGTGCCCGCGCCGATGGCCTTCGATCCGCCCCGGCCGCCCACCGAACGACCGCCGGGGGAGCCGCCGTTCGACTGGGCCATGATCGAGGCGACCGACGCCAGAGCGAACGACCCCGACCCCATGTGGTGGGACCACATGGGGCGGATCACCATGCCTACGTTGGTGATTGCGGGTGGTCCCACCAGCGGGGTTCCTCAGGACCGGGTCACCGTGATCGCCGAACGGATCCCCGACGCGCGGCTGGTGACCGTGGACGCCGGACATCTCGTGCACGAGAACCGGCCGGAGGAGTTCCTCGCGGGGGAGCAGGTCACTTCGCGTAGGCCGTCATGA
- a CDS encoding acyl-CoA synthetase, translating to MEYNIADLFESVVDVVPDREALVYIDHPGTGAERRLTYAELDAAANRIAHHLIDTGIRPGEHLGLHLYNGVEYLQTVLGCLKARVVPVNVNYRYVEEELVYLYRDADLVALVFDTEFTERVAAALPRAEQLRHLVRVGAPQADGPDVPAVAFADAEATGSPGRGFPARSADDQFIIYTGGTTGMPKGVMWRQEDLFFSGLGGGAPTGEPVKKPEELAERVAAGGAGITFFPTPPLMHGTSTLTAFIGFNFGQRIVIHRKFVPEEVLRTVEKEKVSSMSLVGDAMLRPLIDALNGPMKGTDCSSMFSVSSSGAIMSETVRRQFQELLPNTMLLNNYGSSESGFNGTATADSGAGKSFRIRVNSRTQVVDPATYEPVAVGEIGRVAQCGHVPLGYYNDPRKTAETFFEKDGQRWVLLGDMATVDEEGVVTVLGRGSQCINTGGEKVYPEEVEQALKSHPDVYDALVAGVPDVRWGNHVAAVVQLRAGAERPSLDAIQTHCRTHLAGYKIPRQLVIADSIQRSPSGKADYRWAREVVVAADQ from the coding sequence GTGGAGTACAACATTGCCGACCTGTTCGAGTCGGTCGTCGACGTGGTCCCGGACCGCGAGGCGCTCGTGTACATCGACCACCCGGGCACGGGCGCGGAACGCCGCCTGACCTACGCGGAGTTGGACGCGGCCGCGAACCGGATCGCCCATCACCTGATCGACACCGGGATACGCCCGGGTGAGCACCTCGGGCTCCATCTCTACAACGGCGTCGAGTACTTGCAGACGGTGCTGGGCTGCCTCAAGGCACGGGTCGTGCCGGTCAACGTCAACTACCGTTATGTTGAAGAGGAGTTGGTGTACCTCTACCGGGATGCCGACCTCGTGGCGCTGGTCTTCGACACGGAGTTCACCGAGCGGGTGGCGGCCGCGCTGCCTCGTGCGGAGCAACTCCGGCACCTGGTACGGGTGGGAGCACCCCAGGCGGACGGGCCGGACGTGCCCGCCGTGGCTTTCGCGGACGCCGAGGCCACCGGGTCTCCCGGGCGCGGATTCCCCGCGCGGTCGGCGGACGACCAGTTCATCATCTACACCGGCGGCACGACCGGGATGCCCAAGGGTGTGATGTGGCGTCAGGAAGACCTGTTCTTCTCGGGGCTCGGTGGTGGTGCGCCGACCGGTGAACCGGTCAAGAAACCCGAGGAGTTGGCCGAGCGGGTCGCGGCCGGCGGGGCGGGGATCACGTTCTTCCCCACTCCCCCGCTGATGCACGGCACCTCCACGCTGACCGCGTTCATCGGCTTCAACTTCGGCCAACGCATCGTGATCCACCGCAAGTTCGTGCCGGAGGAGGTGCTGCGGACCGTGGAGAAGGAGAAGGTCTCCAGCATGTCCCTGGTCGGCGACGCGATGCTGCGCCCGCTCATCGATGCCCTCAACGGGCCGATGAAGGGCACCGATTGCTCGTCGATGTTCAGCGTGTCGTCGTCCGGCGCGATCATGTCGGAGACGGTACGCAGGCAGTTCCAGGAGCTGCTCCCGAACACGATGCTGCTGAACAACTACGGTTCGTCCGAGTCCGGCTTCAACGGCACGGCGACGGCCGACTCCGGGGCCGGGAAGTCCTTCCGGATCCGCGTCAACTCCCGTACGCAGGTGGTAGATCCGGCTACGTACGAACCGGTCGCCGTCGGTGAGATCGGCCGGGTCGCCCAGTGCGGTCACGTACCGCTCGGCTACTACAACGACCCGAGGAAGACCGCCGAGACCTTCTTCGAGAAGGACGGTCAGCGGTGGGTCCTGCTCGGCGACATGGCGACCGTGGACGAGGAAGGCGTCGTCACGGTCCTCGGCCGTGGCTCGCAGTGCATCAACACCGGTGGGGAGAAGGTGTATCCGGAGGAGGTCGAGCAGGCGCTCAAGTCGCATCCGGATGTCTACGACGCGCTGGTGGCCGGGGTGCCGGACGTGCGGTGGGGCAACCATGTGGCCGCCGTCGTACAACTGCGGGCGGGTGCGGAACGGCCGTCGCTGGACGCGATCCAGACGCACTGCCGTACCCATCTCGCCGGGTACAAGATCCCGCGCCAGTTGGTGATCGCGGACTCCATCCAACGGTCGCCGAGCGGCAAGGCGGACTACCGGTGGGCGCGGGAGGTGGTGGTCGCCGCAGATCAGTGA
- a CDS encoding alpha/beta fold hydrolase produces the protein MPTFTATDGTELAYHVRGEGEPLVVLPGGPMRASTYLGDLGGLAAHRRLILLDLRGTGDSAVPADRTSYRCDRLVDDVEVLRAHMGLDHMDLLAHSAGGSLAMVYAARYPERVARLMLITATPWALDMPATPEDRRTAARLRKGEPWFEAAYPAFEAWLAGTGDFDPVFEPFFYGSWDAVAEKHSALADEECNDEAADLYFSEGAFDPPATRAALADLPAPVLVLAGELDGGPRPGLARRAAEVFPNAESAVQPGAGHYPWLDDPEWFVRRVTAFLDGRRERRVSALGRVGE, from the coding sequence ATGCCGACCTTCACCGCAACCGACGGCACCGAACTCGCCTACCACGTCCGGGGCGAGGGCGAGCCGCTGGTCGTTCTGCCCGGAGGGCCCATGCGCGCCTCCACGTACCTCGGCGACCTGGGCGGACTGGCCGCACACCGTCGGCTGATCCTGCTCGATCTCCGGGGCACCGGCGACTCCGCGGTGCCGGCCGACCGGACGTCGTACCGCTGCGACCGACTCGTCGACGATGTGGAAGTGTTGCGCGCCCACATGGGGCTGGACCATATGGATCTGCTCGCCCACTCGGCGGGCGGCAGCCTCGCGATGGTCTACGCGGCCCGGTATCCCGAGCGAGTCGCACGGCTGATGCTCATCACCGCCACTCCGTGGGCACTGGACATGCCGGCCACGCCGGAGGACCGGCGAACCGCCGCACGGTTGCGGAAGGGCGAGCCGTGGTTCGAGGCGGCCTACCCGGCGTTCGAGGCATGGCTCGCGGGCACGGGGGACTTCGACCCGGTCTTCGAGCCCTTCTTCTACGGCAGTTGGGATGCGGTAGCCGAGAAGCACTCCGCGCTCGCCGACGAGGAGTGCAACGACGAGGCCGCCGACCTGTACTTCTCCGAGGGCGCCTTCGACCCGCCCGCCACCCGGGCCGCCCTCGCGGACCTGCCCGCACCCGTGCTGGTCCTCGCGGGTGAGCTGGACGGCGGCCCCCGGCCCGGTCTCGCCCGCCGCGCCGCCGAGGTCTTCCCCAACGCGGAGTCGGCGGTCCAGCCGGGTGCCGGGCACTACCCGTGGCTCGACGACCCGGAGTGGTTCGTGCGCCGCGTCACCGCGTTCCTCGACGGGAGGCGGGAGCGGCGGGTCTCTGCCCTCGGCAGAGTAGGCGAATGA
- a CDS encoding crotonase/enoyl-CoA hydratase family protein has product MSGTEHLTVRREGATLVLTLNRPEAKNALSLPMLVGLYDGWVEADADDAIRSIVLTGAGGAFCAGMDLKALAGKGMEGQEYRDRLTADPDLHWKAMLRHHRPRKPVIAAVEGYCVAGGTEILQGTDIRVAGESATFGLFEVKRGLFPIGGSTVRLQRQIPRTHALEMLLTGRPYSAREAADVGLVGHVVPDGAALDKALEIAELVNSCGPLAVEAVKASVYESADMTETEGLAAELKRGWPIFDTADAKEGARAFAEKRAAVYKRA; this is encoded by the coding sequence ATGAGCGGTACGGAACACCTGACCGTGCGGCGCGAGGGCGCCACACTGGTGCTCACGCTCAACAGGCCCGAGGCCAAGAACGCGCTCTCGTTGCCGATGCTGGTCGGTCTCTACGACGGCTGGGTCGAGGCCGACGCGGACGACGCGATCCGGTCGATCGTGCTGACCGGGGCGGGGGGTGCGTTCTGTGCGGGCATGGACCTCAAGGCCCTTGCCGGCAAGGGGATGGAAGGGCAGGAGTATCGGGATCGGCTCACGGCTGATCCGGATCTGCACTGGAAGGCGATGCTGCGGCATCACCGGCCCCGCAAGCCTGTGATCGCCGCCGTTGAGGGGTATTGCGTGGCCGGCGGTACGGAGATCTTGCAGGGCACCGATATTCGGGTTGCGGGGGAGTCGGCGACCTTTGGGTTGTTCGAGGTGAAGCGTGGGTTGTTCCCGATCGGGGGGTCGACTGTGCGGCTTCAGCGGCAGATTCCGCGTACCCATGCCTTGGAGATGCTGCTTACCGGGCGGCCGTACAGCGCGCGGGAGGCGGCGGACGTTGGTCTGGTCGGGCATGTCGTTCCCGACGGTGCGGCTCTTGACAAGGCGCTGGAGATTGCCGAACTCGTCAATTCGTGTGGGCCGTTGGCGGTTGAGGCGGTCAAGGCGTCGGTGTATGAGAGCGCCGACATGACGGAGACGGAGGGGCTCGCCGCTGAGCTCAAGAGGGGGTGGCCGATCTTTGACACCGCCGATGCGAAGGAAGGGGCCCGTGCGTTTGCGGAGAAGCGGGCGGCTGTTTACAAGCGGGCGTAG
- a CDS encoding MerR family transcriptional regulator, with protein sequence MLIGELAEQTGTSERLLRYYERAGLLRPERLPNGYREYADSDTDAVLRIRALLAAGLPTRVIRHVLPCTMGGQAAGPGDRPRADEPGRGAGGADLQGHRCRGRRPRPPRSCCSRTSPRPPCSPARVYSTPCGPS encoded by the coding sequence GTGCTGATCGGGGAGCTAGCCGAGCAGACGGGAACCAGCGAGCGACTGCTGCGCTACTACGAACGGGCGGGGCTGCTACGACCCGAGCGGCTGCCCAACGGCTATAGGGAGTACGCCGATTCGGACACCGACGCCGTGCTCCGCATCCGCGCGCTCCTTGCCGCCGGGCTGCCCACCCGGGTCATCCGGCACGTACTGCCCTGCACCATGGGCGGGCAAGCGGCTGGACCCGGAGACCGACCTCGCGCTGATGAACCCGGGCGGGGTGCGGGCGGGGCTGACCTACAAGGCCACCGGTGCCGAGGGCGACGTCCGAGACCGCCGCGATCCTGCTGTTCGCGGACCTCACCGAGGCCGCCGTGCAGCCCTGCCCGGGTGTACTCGACGCCCTGCGGGCCCAGTTGA
- a CDS encoding sulfatase codes for MQSAEHARSDEDAESVESAAPGEPGEPGEPGETTEPTRSAKPAESAQRAEPVEPSEITEPAEHADSATPAKSGESGESGESGESGESGESPASAMPDDSSSTAEPTESADPTESAEPGKTAKTGDSTDSAEPGETPDSTAPADPAKSATPGETAEPPGSPKPAELARSAAPTDPTDPTEQPSQLPLRAGWFGWRHRYPRTARAVGVGTSVLAGALLLVALVVPDRLDRMTFQSFLRLPVELIVLAVVLLALPSRARRVTAVVLGAFVGLSTVLKCLDMGFYETLARPFDLVFDWVLLSDAADWMKDSFGRSGEVLAIVGVIVLLIAVLAGSALAMVRLADVMAGHRPTAVRTTLVLGVAWIMCFTLSVQVGGVTLATKGYSQFFSNRVKYVREGLGDADVFKKQLTVDAFAKTPPNQLLTGLRGKDVLFTFIESYGRVALDDPTMAPEMDKTLTAGDARLKAAGFSSRSAWLRSPVTGAGSWLAHSTFLSGLWIKNQQRYRTVTTSTRATLTSYFQKTGAWRTVGIVPGVRKSWPEGKYFGLDNIYDSTHLGYNGPYFSWTPVPDQFSLESFEKLEYGKKNRDPIMAEIILASSHNPWSPIAHTIPWNQLGDGTIFNQIKKEGTNPTEVWKSAKRVRTEYRKAIQYSVDSLTQWVQRYGNKNTVLVFLGDHQPVPTVTGGTADRDVPITIVAHDPKVLDKISSWGWTDGLKPADSAPVLGMDKFRDRFMTAYAK; via the coding sequence GTGCAGTCTGCCGAGCACGCACGGTCCGACGAGGACGCGGAGTCCGTCGAGTCTGCCGCGCCCGGCGAGCCCGGCGAGCCCGGCGAGCCCGGCGAGACCACTGAGCCCACGCGTTCCGCCAAGCCTGCCGAATCCGCCCAGCGTGCGGAGCCTGTAGAGCCCAGCGAGATCACAGAGCCCGCCGAACACGCTGACTCCGCCACGCCTGCCAAGTCCGGCGAGTCCGGCGAGTCCGGCGAGTCCGGCGAGTCCGGCGAGTCCGGCGAGTCTCCTGCATCCGCGATGCCCGACGACTCCTCAAGTACCGCCGAGCCAACGGAATCCGCAGACCCCACAGAGTCCGCCGAACCCGGCAAGACCGCAAAGACCGGCGACTCAACAGACTCCGCCGAACCCGGCGAGACTCCAGACTCCACCGCACCCGCTGACCCCGCAAAGTCAGCCACCCCCGGCGAGACCGCTGAGCCTCCGGGGTCCCCCAAGCCCGCTGAGCTCGCGCGGTCCGCCGCGCCCACCGACCCCACCGACCCCACCGAGCAACCCTCCCAACTCCCCCTCCGCGCAGGCTGGTTCGGCTGGCGCCACCGCTACCCCCGTACCGCACGTGCCGTAGGCGTGGGCACGAGCGTGCTGGCCGGTGCGCTGCTGCTCGTCGCGCTCGTCGTGCCCGACCGGCTCGATCGGATGACGTTCCAGTCGTTCCTCCGGCTGCCCGTGGAACTGATCGTCCTCGCGGTCGTGCTGCTCGCGCTGCCGTCGCGGGCCCGGCGGGTCACCGCCGTCGTGCTGGGTGCGTTCGTCGGGCTGTCCACCGTGCTGAAGTGCCTCGACATGGGCTTCTACGAGACGCTGGCACGGCCGTTCGACCTGGTCTTCGACTGGGTGCTGCTGAGCGACGCGGCGGACTGGATGAAGGACTCGTTCGGTCGCTCGGGCGAGGTGCTCGCGATTGTCGGTGTGATCGTGCTGCTGATCGCCGTGCTCGCGGGCAGCGCGCTCGCGATGGTGCGGCTGGCGGACGTGATGGCCGGCCACCGCCCCACGGCCGTACGCACCACACTTGTCCTCGGTGTCGCGTGGATCATGTGCTTCACCCTGAGCGTGCAGGTCGGCGGAGTCACCCTCGCCACCAAGGGCTACAGCCAGTTCTTCAGCAACCGGGTGAAGTACGTCCGCGAGGGCCTGGGCGACGCCGACGTCTTCAAGAAGCAGCTCACCGTCGACGCGTTCGCGAAGACCCCGCCCAACCAGCTGCTGACCGGACTGCGCGGCAAGGACGTGCTGTTCACCTTCATCGAGAGCTACGGCCGGGTCGCGCTCGACGACCCGACGATGGCACCGGAGATGGACAAGACGCTCACGGCGGGCGACGCCCGGCTGAAGGCGGCCGGCTTCTCGTCGCGCAGCGCGTGGCTCAGGTCGCCGGTGACGGGCGCCGGCAGCTGGCTGGCCCACTCGACGTTCCTGTCCGGCCTGTGGATCAAGAACCAGCAGCGGTACCGGACCGTGACGACCAGCACCCGCGCGACCCTCACCAGTTACTTCCAGAAGACCGGCGCCTGGCGCACGGTCGGCATCGTCCCCGGTGTGCGCAAGTCCTGGCCCGAGGGCAAGTACTTCGGCCTCGACAACATCTACGACTCCACGCATCTCGGCTACAACGGCCCGTACTTCAGCTGGACGCCGGTGCCGGACCAGTTCAGCCTGGAGTCCTTCGAGAAGCTGGAGTACGGCAAGAAGAACCGCGACCCGATCATGGCGGAGATCATCCTGGCGTCCAGCCACAACCCCTGGTCGCCGATCGCCCACACGATCCCCTGGAACCAGCTCGGCGACGGCACGATCTTCAACCAGATCAAGAAGGAGGGCACGAACCCGACGGAGGTCTGGAAGAGCGCGAAGCGCGTGCGGACCGAGTACCGCAAGGCCATCCAGTACTCCGTGGACAGCCTGACCCAGTGGGTCCAGCGCTACGGCAACAAGAACACCGTTCTCGTCTTCCTCGGCGACCACCAGCCCGTCCCGACGGTCACCGGTGGCACCGCCGACCGGGACGTGCCGATCACCATCGTCGCCCACGACCCGAAGGTGCTGGACAAGATCTCCAGCTGGGGCTGGACGGACGGCCTCAAGCCCGCCGACAGCGCACCGGTGCTGGGCATGGACAAGTTCCGGGACCGCTTCATGACGGCCTACGCGAAGTGA
- a CDS encoding amidohydrolase family protein gives MILDAHSHVHDPLDAHLSALDAAGVHRTVLFPTRAHPERAADLDSLHDEMGALERALAGGSGDDGFALALRELDEALAAHPDRFLGFGSVPLGRPDAEIAARVERDVTGRGLYGIGELTPPPDRAALVEPVLRAAHDHPGLPVVVHGAAPTTAADVRTLADLAARYPKVPLVISQLAGAHWMLAIELARATPNLHLELSTANIVFAVRLAIHELPTRTFFGSDAPYGDPVVARTTVERVTSPGEVRDRVLGGNLAELLGLGQLPVSGGAFG, from the coding sequence ATGATTCTCGACGCCCACAGCCATGTCCACGACCCGCTCGACGCCCATCTGTCGGCGCTCGACGCCGCGGGAGTGCACCGTACGGTGCTGTTCCCCACCCGCGCACACCCGGAACGGGCCGCCGATCTCGACTCCCTCCACGACGAAATGGGCGCGCTGGAACGGGCGTTGGCCGGCGGTTCCGGGGATGACGGATTCGCCCTGGCGTTGCGGGAGTTGGACGAGGCTCTCGCCGCACACCCCGACCGCTTCCTCGGTTTCGGCTCCGTCCCCCTCGGTCGCCCCGACGCCGAGATCGCGGCCCGGGTGGAGCGCGACGTGACCGGCCGCGGGCTGTACGGCATCGGAGAACTCACCCCGCCCCCGGACCGGGCGGCCCTCGTCGAACCGGTGCTCCGCGCGGCCCACGACCACCCCGGACTTCCCGTGGTCGTCCACGGCGCCGCGCCCACGACCGCGGCGGACGTGCGCACACTCGCCGACCTGGCCGCCCGCTACCCGAAGGTACCGCTGGTGATCAGCCAACTGGCCGGAGCCCACTGGATGTTGGCCATCGAGCTGGCCCGTGCCACCCCCAACCTGCACCTCGAACTCTCCACCGCGAACATCGTCTTCGCCGTCCGCCTCGCCATCCACGAACTCCCCACCCGCACCTTCTTCGGCTCGGACGCGCCCTACGGAGACCCGGTCGTCGCGCGCACGACGGTGGAACGGGTCACGTCTCCTGGCGAGGTGCGCGACCGGGTGCTGGGCGGGAATCTGGCGGAACTGCTGGGGCTGGGGCAACTGCCCGTATCGGGAGGGGCGTTCGGCTGA
- a CDS encoding OB-fold nucleic acid binding domain-containing protein, whose protein sequence is MPEVLKAPLVLEFPFTRSLGPVQSAFLTGLRERVVLGVKTGDGRTLVPPVEYDPVTAEEIRDLVEVGTTGTVTTWAWNHEPRRGQPLDTPFAWVLVRLDGADTALLHALDAPGPDAVRTGMRVRVRWAEERTGAITDIACFEPYEGDGDGDEGRQPAAHSGEFEDMVTGIVAPARLDYVYSPGRAQTDYIRGLSDQRTVGERCPSCRKVYVPPRGACPTCGVATSEHVEVGPRGTVTTFCIVNIKARNLDIEVPYVYAHIALDGADLALHGRIGGIPYDQVRMGLRVEAVWSEGGRYPDHYRPTGEPDADYDVYKELL, encoded by the coding sequence GTGCCCGAAGTGCTCAAAGCTCCCCTCGTCCTCGAATTTCCCTTCACCCGCTCCCTCGGGCCCGTCCAGAGTGCGTTCCTTACCGGGCTGCGTGAGCGCGTCGTCCTCGGGGTGAAGACCGGTGACGGGCGGACGCTGGTCCCTCCCGTCGAGTACGACCCCGTTACCGCCGAGGAGATTCGCGATCTCGTCGAGGTCGGTACGACCGGTACGGTCACCACCTGGGCCTGGAACCATGAACCCCGGCGCGGTCAGCCACTCGACACGCCCTTCGCCTGGGTTCTGGTCCGGCTCGACGGGGCCGACACCGCTCTCCTGCATGCCCTGGACGCGCCCGGCCCCGATGCCGTCCGCACCGGTATGCGCGTCCGCGTTCGCTGGGCCGAGGAACGCACCGGTGCCATCACGGACATCGCCTGCTTCGAGCCGTACGAGGGTGATGGCGATGGTGACGAGGGACGCCAACCCGCCGCCCACAGTGGTGAGTTCGAGGACATGGTCACCGGCATCGTGGCGCCCGCGCGCCTCGACTACGTCTACTCGCCCGGCCGTGCCCAGACCGACTACATCCGCGGGCTCTCCGACCAACGGACCGTCGGCGAACGCTGCCCCTCCTGTCGCAAGGTGTACGTCCCGCCGAGGGGTGCGTGTCCCACATGTGGTGTGGCCACATCGGAACATGTCGAAGTGGGGCCGCGCGGCACAGTCACCACGTTCTGCATCGTCAACATCAAGGCGAGGAACCTCGACATCGAGGTGCCGTACGTCTACGCGCACATCGCTCTCGACGGCGCCGACCTCGCGCTGCACGGGCGCATCGGCGGGATTCCGTATGACCAGGTGCGCATGGGGCTGCGGGTCGAGGCGGTGTGGAGCGAGGGGGGCCGCTATCCGGATCACTACCGGCCGACCGGCGAGCCCGACGCGGACTACGACGTCTACAAGGAGCTGCTGTGA
- a CDS encoding thiolase domain-containing protein yields MQGAAAMREIAVIAFAQTDHRRTTDELSEVEMLMPVLHGVLEQTGLKTADIDFTCSGSSDYLAGRAFSFTLALDGVGAWPPISESHVEMDGAWALYEAWTKLLTGDADTALVYSYGKSSPGSVRDVLTRQLDPYYVAPLWPDSVALAALQAQALIDAGDTDEPALAAVAARSRTDASANSHAQVRGSVPQGDYVVRPLRTGDCPPVGDGAAAVILAAGDRARELCERPAWIRGIDHRIEAHGLGVRELTDSPSTRLAAEKAGAFERPVDTAELHAPFTAQEVVLRKALRLGDDVRVNPSGGALAANPVMAAGLIRIGEAAARIHRGESDRALAHATSGPCLQQNLVAVLEGDPR; encoded by the coding sequence ATGCAAGGAGCTGCCGCGATGCGGGAGATCGCCGTCATCGCCTTCGCGCAGACCGACCACCGGCGCACCACCGACGAGCTCTCCGAGGTGGAGATGCTGATGCCGGTCCTGCACGGCGTCCTCGAACAGACCGGGCTGAAGACCGCTGACATCGACTTCACCTGCTCCGGTTCCAGCGACTACCTCGCCGGCCGCGCCTTCTCCTTCACCCTCGCCCTCGACGGCGTCGGCGCCTGGCCGCCGATCTCCGAGTCGCACGTCGAGATGGACGGCGCCTGGGCGCTCTACGAGGCGTGGACCAAGCTGCTCACCGGTGACGCGGACACCGCGCTCGTCTACTCGTACGGCAAGTCGTCCCCGGGCTCGGTGCGCGACGTCCTGACCCGGCAGCTCGACCCGTACTACGTCGCCCCGTTGTGGCCGGACTCCGTCGCCCTGGCCGCCCTCCAGGCCCAGGCGCTCATCGACGCGGGCGACACCGACGAGCCCGCGCTCGCCGCCGTCGCGGCCCGCAGCCGGACGGACGCGAGCGCCAACTCCCATGCGCAGGTGCGGGGTTCGGTGCCGCAGGGCGACTATGTCGTACGGCCGCTGCGCACCGGCGACTGTCCGCCGGTCGGCGACGGAGCCGCCGCCGTGATCCTCGCGGCCGGGGACCGGGCCCGTGAGCTGTGCGAACGGCCCGCCTGGATCAGGGGGATCGACCATCGGATCGAGGCGCACGGCCTGGGCGTACGGGAGTTGACCGACTCGCCGTCCACGCGGCTCGCCGCCGAAAAGGCCGGTGCCTTCGAACGGCCAGTCGACACCGCCGAGTTGCACGCGCCGTTCACCGCACAGGAGGTCGTCCTGCGCAAGGCGCTGCGCCTCGGTGACGACGTGCGCGTCAACCCGTCCGGGGGTGCCCTCGCCGCCAACCCCGTCATGGCCGCCGGGCTCATCCGCATCGGCGAGGCCGCCGCCCGCATCCACCGGGGCGAGTCCGACCGGGCCCTCGCCCACGCGACCTCCGGCCCCTGTCTGCAACAGAACCTGGTCGCCGTACTCGAAGGGGATCCGCGATGA
- the paaK gene encoding phenylacetate--CoA ligase PaaK — translation MADAAELLDSGERLDQHALRTLQLERLRASLRHAYANVPFYRRSFDSAGIHPDDCRALSDLALFPFTTKLDLRDNYPYGMFAVPEDRIRRIHASSGTTGRPTVVGYTENDISMWADVVARSIRAAGGRPGDKVHVAYGYGLFTGGLGAHYGAERLGCTVIPASGGMTARQVQIIQDFKPEIIMVTPSYLLTLLDEFERQGVDPRGTSLRVGIFGAEPWTEQMRLEIEERFAIDAVDIYGLSEVIGPGVAQECVETKDGLHIWEDHFFPEVVDPITGEVLPEGHKGELVFTSLTKEAMPVIRYRTRDLTRLLPGTARPAFRRMEKVTGRSDDMVILRGVNLFPTQIEEIVLRTPGVAPHFQLRLTREGRLDALTVRAEARPGADPETRDAAARAITTAVKDGIGVSVAVEIVEPESLERSVGKIRRIVDLRTP, via the coding sequence ATGGCGGACGCGGCGGAGCTGCTCGACTCGGGGGAACGGCTCGACCAACACGCACTCAGGACACTGCAGTTGGAGCGGCTACGGGCCTCTCTCCGGCACGCCTACGCGAACGTGCCCTTCTACCGTCGGTCCTTCGACTCGGCCGGGATCCACCCGGACGACTGCCGCGCGCTCTCCGACCTCGCTCTCTTCCCGTTCACCACCAAGCTGGACCTGCGCGACAACTACCCGTACGGCATGTTCGCCGTCCCCGAGGACCGCATCCGCCGTATCCACGCGTCGAGCGGCACCACCGGACGCCCCACAGTGGTCGGCTACACAGAGAACGATATTTCCATGTGGGCAGACGTGGTGGCCCGTTCCATCCGCGCCGCGGGCGGACGGCCCGGCGACAAGGTCCATGTGGCATACGGCTATGGGTTGTTCACCGGTGGTCTGGGCGCTCACTATGGTGCCGAACGACTGGGTTGTACGGTCATCCCCGCGTCCGGCGGTATGACGGCGCGCCAGGTGCAGATCATCCAGGACTTCAAGCCCGAGATCATCATGGTGACCCCGTCCTACCTGCTCACGCTCCTCGACGAGTTCGAGCGGCAAGGGGTCGATCCACGCGGGACCTCTCTGCGGGTCGGCATCTTCGGGGCGGAGCCCTGGACCGAGCAGATGCGGCTGGAGATCGAGGAGCGGTTCGCGATCGACGCGGTCGACATCTACGGGCTGTCGGAGGTGATCGGTCCGGGTGTCGCGCAGGAGTGTGTGGAGACGAAGGACGGACTGCACATCTGGGAGGACCACTTCTTCCCGGAGGTCGTCGATCCGATCACGGGTGAAGTCCTACCCGAAGGCCATAAGGGCGAGTTGGTGTTCACCTCGCTCACCAAGGAGGCCATGCCGGTGATCCGTTACCGCACCCGGGACCTCACCCGCCTGCTCCCCGGCACCGCCCGGCCTGCCTTCCGGCGCATGGAGAAGGTCACCGGCCGCAGTGACGACATGGTGATCCTGCGCGGGGTGAACCTGTTCCCCACCCAGATCGAGGAGATCGTCCTGCGTACCCCGGGCGTCGCACCCCACTTCCAGCTCCGACTCACGCGCGAGGGGCGCCTCGACGCCCTCACGGTACGGGCCGAGGCCCGCCCCGGCGCCGACCCCGAGACCCGGGACGCGGCGGCCCGCGCGATCACCACGGCCGTGAAGGACGGCATCGGCGTCTCCGTCGCGGTCGAGATCGTGGAGCCCGAGTCGCTGGAGCGCAGCGTGGGCAAGATCCGGCGGATCGTGGACCTGCGGACGCCCTGA